A DNA window from Bdellovibrio sp. BCCA contains the following coding sequences:
- a CDS encoding SDR family oxidoreductase yields MGLRMMVTGASGTMGQELVKLLDKSGVDFIAASRSLDRLPAGIRGLQLNYDSAPLLEQAFRDIDVLFFLQPFAENMVQQATNVFRAARAAGVQFVLRVSGFGASVSSPYLYQRVQGEVDELLKNSGLRYCLLRPNIFMQSFVNPWGEALRQGILYLPQGEGRISFLHARDAAEVAARILTDPLYFHKFSFDLTGERALSNAEVVSLISYQVQRRVCYVPVTEEVAIKSMQKSAIEPWDVELMMSIHRAAKDGKIAEVSESFRQLMNRDPRRFEDFSKEMREEWIPPTPVLEPPLL; encoded by the coding sequence ATGGGGCTTCGGATGATGGTCACAGGTGCAAGTGGCACTATGGGCCAAGAGTTAGTAAAGCTTTTAGACAAGTCAGGAGTTGATTTTATTGCGGCTTCACGCTCTTTAGATCGTCTTCCTGCTGGAATACGTGGTTTGCAGTTGAATTATGACAGTGCTCCACTGTTGGAGCAGGCTTTTCGTGATATCGATGTCCTTTTCTTTTTGCAGCCTTTTGCTGAAAATATGGTCCAACAAGCGACAAATGTTTTCCGAGCCGCGCGTGCTGCCGGAGTGCAATTTGTATTAAGAGTTTCGGGTTTTGGCGCTTCGGTGTCCTCACCGTATTTGTACCAGCGTGTGCAAGGTGAGGTTGATGAGCTTTTAAAAAACAGTGGTTTGCGATACTGCCTTCTTCGTCCGAATATTTTTATGCAAAGTTTTGTAAATCCTTGGGGAGAAGCCCTTCGTCAGGGCATTCTTTATCTGCCTCAGGGAGAAGGTCGGATTTCCTTTTTACATGCGCGAGATGCTGCAGAAGTGGCCGCGCGAATTCTTACAGATCCTCTGTATTTTCATAAATTCTCTTTTGATCTTACTGGAGAACGAGCTCTCTCAAATGCCGAGGTTGTCTCTTTGATTTCTTATCAAGTGCAAAGACGGGTGTGCTATGTTCCTGTCACCGAAGAGGTCGCTATTAAATCCATGCAAAAATCTGCGATCGAGCCTTGGGATGTAGAGCTCATGATGAGTATTCATCGCGCCGCCAAAGATGGAAAGATTGCCGAGGTCTCAGAGTCATTTCGTCAGTTGATGAACCGAGATCCTCGCCGCTTTGAGGATTTTAGCAAGGAAATGCGCGAGGAGTGGATTCCTCCTACGCCGGTTTTGGAACCACCGCTACTGTAA
- the trhA gene encoding PAQR family membrane homeostasis protein TrhA: MKTDLAAVTKPLLRGHFHQAAFFFALGACAMLIAASHDVTAVIANIIYSLSLTGLFGISALYHRPQWRPEARMWMRRLDHAAIFILIAGTGTPIALLAIPGESGKRFLTIIWIAAAIGVIQSLFWVKAPKWLAAILYIIMGWLAVPYMSEIKNALGQGSVTTLLIGGVIYTLGALVYAFKRPNPAPRVFGYHEIFHLLVIVAAAFHFVVIAGLVMR, from the coding sequence ATGAAAACGGATTTAGCAGCAGTGACAAAACCTCTTTTACGCGGGCACTTTCATCAGGCGGCTTTCTTTTTTGCTTTGGGAGCCTGTGCCATGTTGATTGCCGCAAGTCATGATGTCACAGCCGTTATTGCGAATATTATTTATTCATTAAGTCTTACCGGATTATTTGGCATCAGTGCTCTTTATCATCGACCGCAGTGGAGGCCCGAAGCTCGCATGTGGATGCGCCGTTTGGATCATGCTGCGATATTTATTTTAATTGCAGGAACCGGAACTCCAATTGCACTGTTGGCAATTCCTGGAGAATCGGGAAAAAGATTTCTGACGATCATTTGGATTGCAGCAGCGATTGGCGTGATCCAATCTCTTTTTTGGGTGAAAGCTCCCAAGTGGTTGGCTGCTATCTTGTATATTATTATGGGCTGGCTGGCTGTTCCTTACATGTCTGAGATTAAGAACGCCTTAGGACAGGGGAGTGTTACGACTCTTTTAATCGGCGGAGTTATTTATACTTTGGGAGCTTTGGTTTATGCATTTAAGCGTCCTAATCCTGCGCCGCGAGTTTTTGGTTATCACGAAATTTTTCATCTTCTCGTGATTGTCGCGGCGGCTTTTCACTTTGTCGTAATCGCTGGCCTTGTGATGAGATAA
- a CDS encoding TetR/AcrR family transcriptional regulator: MNSHLLSRNMGRPKKVSDSDILLIAFEIISREGFESFTFEQISKATGLSPAALVKRFKTKRHLAYLARNRKWDENMEKMNTAKVSELNGLQGIFEFLRLISKSVDSKRLGEHLRWLGTEAEDPKARKKVASYFAETRGIFYRLIQEAISNRELKSVHDAHDLAMTLEALVQGSIFQFGFLNEKNIERHLTSRINSVLQPYLITRPAITTK; encoded by the coding sequence GTGAATAGTCATTTACTATCTAGAAATATGGGTAGACCTAAAAAAGTCAGTGATTCTGATATATTGTTAATAGCTTTTGAGATCATTTCGCGCGAAGGATTTGAGTCATTTACTTTTGAACAGATATCAAAAGCGACAGGGCTTTCCCCTGCGGCGCTCGTAAAACGTTTCAAAACAAAAAGACATCTTGCCTATTTAGCCCGAAATCGAAAATGGGACGAGAATATGGAGAAGATGAATACCGCAAAGGTTTCCGAACTCAATGGCCTTCAAGGCATTTTCGAGTTTCTTCGTCTTATCTCAAAAAGCGTGGATTCAAAAAGATTAGGCGAACATTTGCGTTGGCTTGGAACAGAGGCTGAGGATCCCAAGGCCAGAAAAAAAGTGGCGTCTTACTTTGCCGAAACACGAGGTATTTTTTATCGTCTTATCCAAGAGGCTATTTCCAATCGAGAATTAAAATCCGTTCATGATGCTCATGATCTGGCAATGACCTTAGAGGCCCTTGTCCAAGGTTCGATTTTTCAATTTGGTTTTCTCAATGAAAAGAATATTGAGCGACATCTTACCAGTCGAATCAACTCCGTTCTTCAGCCTTATCTCATCACAAGGCCAGCGATTACGACAAAGTGA
- a CDS encoding RluA family pseudouridine synthase — protein sequence MTFPILFEDEYFIAAEKPSGLPSQPTVDKRRPDFFTQLKKQLQEERGKDFYLGLHHRLDRDTSGVMIFTKNKIANEPLAEMFKKHRIQKTYICLTKLHKCPDQWEVQNHLAEVRDPLLKKMKMKSVRSGGDKAHTLFRKLQTFKKGLLIEAKPLSGRMHQIRVHLAEAGLGIFGDDIYPSPQIPQAPRLMLHALSLEFTHPFTQEFLKIESSIPSDIAEFEEKLS from the coding sequence ATGACGTTTCCTATCCTCTTTGAGGACGAATACTTTATAGCTGCGGAGAAACCTTCAGGTCTTCCTTCGCAGCCCACCGTCGACAAACGACGTCCTGATTTTTTCACACAATTAAAAAAACAACTGCAAGAAGAACGTGGCAAAGATTTTTACCTGGGTCTTCACCACCGTTTGGACCGTGATACGTCCGGCGTGATGATTTTCACGAAAAATAAAATCGCCAATGAACCATTGGCCGAGATGTTTAAAAAACATCGAATTCAAAAGACATACATCTGCCTCACAAAACTCCACAAGTGTCCTGATCAATGGGAAGTCCAAAATCATTTGGCTGAAGTGCGCGATCCGCTTTTAAAAAAAATGAAAATGAAATCCGTACGCTCCGGCGGAGACAAAGCTCACACTTTATTTCGCAAACTGCAGACATTCAAAAAAGGTCTTTTGATCGAGGCGAAACCTCTTTCAGGTCGTATGCACCAAATTCGCGTTCATCTTGCTGAAGCGGGCTTAGGAATTTTTGGTGATGACATCTACCCGTCTCCACAAATTCCGCAAGCACCAAGGCTTATGTTACATGCATTAAGCCTTGAGTTTACTCACCCGTTCACCCAGGAATTTTTAAAAATCGAAAGTTCCATTCCGTCTGACATCGCTGAGTTTGAGGAAAAATTAAGTTAG
- a CDS encoding GmrSD restriction endonuclease domain-containing protein, with protein sequence MKHLKAMILIMTLLTAKAFAETAQATTAPSKPQKTFSEYYTVDERPSGGAAAAKSYTYTDFSPDLGTHQFVQLAKKLVINLLKWSLHEEQRPLPGEDYIRKLHFGRWINDPTDDTCMNTRAKVLVRDSEDEVTYRNDKKCVVEAGRWYDNYTNQELTSSRQIQIDHLVPLKNAYLSGAFKWDYKTRCLYANYMGYKDHLISAESHQNMSKGDRGPEGYLPPELSYRCQYVKNWLTVKLIWRLNMTPDEVQAIHEVVTNYNCKISDFRITEKELDEQRQYINDNLEFCMINKR encoded by the coding sequence ATGAAACACTTAAAGGCCATGATTCTGATCATGACACTGTTGACGGCAAAAGCTTTTGCCGAGACCGCGCAAGCGACAACAGCTCCGTCAAAACCTCAAAAAACTTTTAGCGAATACTACACTGTCGATGAAAGACCTTCTGGTGGTGCTGCCGCTGCAAAATCTTACACTTACACCGATTTCTCCCCTGACCTTGGCACTCATCAATTTGTTCAACTTGCAAAAAAACTTGTGATCAATCTTTTGAAGTGGTCTTTGCATGAAGAGCAACGTCCTCTTCCCGGTGAAGACTATATCCGCAAACTTCACTTCGGTCGCTGGATCAATGATCCAACCGATGACACTTGCATGAACACGCGCGCGAAAGTCCTTGTTCGTGATAGCGAAGACGAAGTCACTTATCGCAACGATAAAAAATGTGTTGTTGAAGCGGGCCGCTGGTATGACAACTACACAAATCAAGAGCTGACTTCTTCCCGCCAAATTCAAATCGATCACTTGGTTCCTTTGAAAAACGCTTATCTTTCGGGCGCTTTCAAATGGGACTATAAAACTCGCTGCCTTTACGCAAACTACATGGGCTACAAAGATCATTTGATCTCTGCAGAGTCTCACCAAAATATGTCGAAAGGCGATCGCGGTCCTGAGGGCTATCTTCCTCCGGAACTTTCTTATCGCTGCCAATACGTGAAAAACTGGCTGACAGTAAAATTGATCTGGAGACTCAACATGACTCCAGACGAGGTTCAGGCGATTCACGAAGTCGTTACGAACTACAATTGCAAAATATCTGATTTCCGTATCACTGAAAAAGAACTCGATGAGCAACGTCAGTACATCAATGACAATCTCGAATTCTGCATGATCAACAAAAGATAA
- a CDS encoding hotdog fold thioesterase: MEIRMKKTSVEELNSLSKNTMVEHLGIRLTRVEDGLLEAEMPVDHRTHQVFGILHGGASVVLAETLGSIGASLYAPDTHQCMGLDINANHIRAVRSGKVIGKASPIHVGRTTQVWEIKIFTEDQKLVCISRLTVAVVPKPA, encoded by the coding sequence ATGGAAATTCGCATGAAAAAAACTAGCGTCGAAGAATTAAACTCTCTTAGCAAGAACACGATGGTCGAACACTTGGGCATTCGACTGACGCGCGTTGAGGATGGTCTTCTTGAGGCCGAAATGCCTGTGGATCATAGAACTCATCAAGTTTTCGGAATTTTGCATGGTGGAGCCTCTGTGGTGTTAGCTGAAACTCTGGGAAGTATTGGCGCGTCTCTTTACGCTCCAGATACTCATCAGTGCATGGGACTTGATATCAATGCAAATCATATTCGCGCCGTGAGATCCGGAAAAGTGATCGGCAAAGCCTCACCGATCCACGTGGGACGCACAACACAAGTGTGGGAAATTAAAATTTTCACAGAAGATCAAAAGTTGGTTTGCATCAGTCGCCTTACAGTAGCGGTGGTTCCAAAACCGGCGTAG
- a CDS encoding ATP-dependent Clp protease proteolytic subunit: MAIHPYVIESTSAGERSYDVYSRLLKDRIIILGTAINDEVANSIVAQLLFLEVNDPERDIHLYINSPGGSVSAGLAIYDVMQFVKCDVATYCLGMAASMGSLLLTAGTTGKRFSMPNSRILLHQPHLGDGGIGGQVTDIEIHAKELVRSKRLVTGIYSKHSGKEMKYLEKTMERDYYLNAEEAKGFGLIDHIVQPRKGINGIR, encoded by the coding sequence ATGGCTATTCATCCTTACGTAATAGAATCCACATCCGCTGGTGAAAGAAGTTATGACGTTTATTCGAGGCTGCTCAAAGATCGTATTATTATTCTAGGTACTGCGATTAATGATGAGGTCGCTAATTCCATCGTGGCACAGCTTCTTTTTTTGGAGGTCAATGATCCAGAAAGAGACATTCATCTTTATATCAATTCTCCCGGAGGTTCTGTTTCCGCAGGCCTCGCTATTTACGACGTCATGCAATTTGTGAAGTGTGACGTTGCGACTTATTGCCTGGGAATGGCGGCAAGCATGGGGTCTTTGCTTTTAACGGCGGGTACAACGGGAAAACGTTTTTCTATGCCGAACAGTCGTATTTTGCTTCATCAACCCCACCTAGGTGACGGTGGTATCGGTGGCCAGGTGACGGATATTGAAATTCATGCGAAGGAACTTGTTCGTTCCAAACGACTTGTGACGGGGATTTATTCGAAACACTCTGGAAAAGAGATGAAGTATCTGGAAAAAACAATGGAGCGGGATTATTATCTCAATGCAGAAGAGGCAAAAGGTTTCGGATTGATAGATCATATTGTGCAGCCTCGCAAAGGAATCAATGGCATCAGGTGA
- a CDS encoding alpha/beta fold hydrolase has product MKLTQTVLLAVSLLCLGACAHSSKLQAKAAEVKMQSSYASVNGLKLYYEIYEPTEGLKNPVPLLLLHGGGSTIESNWAKFIPLIAKHRKVIAMEEQGHGHTVAIDRPFTFDNSAHDAAALLDYLKIDKADVMGFSNGGTIALRVAHFAPNKVNKLVIASAQYRRDGMFKGFWDGMNKASMANMPKELLAADRKINPDPKHQEQLFLQDSRRMQGFKDIPEKEIKSITAPTLVLLGDQDAITVEHALRMSRTVQHGRLAVLPGTHGSYIGEVAATPSENSKMPEATAIVVSEFLDLR; this is encoded by the coding sequence ATGAAATTAACCCAAACAGTTCTTCTCGCCGTTTCTCTTCTTTGTCTCGGCGCCTGCGCTCACTCTTCAAAACTTCAAGCCAAGGCGGCAGAGGTTAAAATGCAATCTAGTTACGCCTCGGTAAACGGTCTTAAGCTTTATTATGAAATCTATGAACCAACAGAAGGACTGAAAAATCCAGTTCCGCTTCTTCTGCTTCACGGAGGCGGCTCAACAATTGAATCGAACTGGGCGAAGTTTATTCCTCTCATAGCAAAACACCGTAAAGTCATTGCTATGGAAGAGCAAGGACACGGACACACCGTTGCGATTGATCGTCCGTTCACTTTCGACAATTCTGCTCATGATGCCGCCGCTTTGTTGGACTACTTGAAAATCGACAAAGCGGATGTCATGGGTTTTAGCAACGGCGGAACGATTGCTCTCAGAGTCGCTCATTTTGCTCCCAACAAAGTCAACAAGCTAGTGATCGCGTCCGCGCAATATCGTCGCGATGGCATGTTTAAAGGATTTTGGGATGGAATGAATAAAGCTTCGATGGCAAATATGCCAAAAGAGTTGCTAGCTGCAGATCGCAAAATCAATCCCGATCCAAAGCACCAAGAGCAACTCTTCTTACAAGACAGCCGTCGCATGCAGGGCTTTAAAGATATTCCTGAAAAAGAAATCAAGTCTATTACGGCCCCTACTTTGGTTCTTCTCGGTGACCAAGATGCCATCACTGTTGAGCACGCCCTCAGAATGTCACGCACAGTTCAACACGGACGCTTGGCCGTATTGCCAGGCACTCATGGAAGTTACATCGGTGAAGTTGCAGCGACCCCTTCAGAAAACAGCAAAATGCCTGAAGCCACTGCAATCGTTGTTAGTGAATTTTTAGACCTTCGCTAA
- a CDS encoding MarR family winged helix-turn-helix transcriptional regulator, with protein sequence MSQNRKAKSNSAKVLAIGPELSTATILFHETVASRLDLNATDMKCLTFINSSKTPVTAGDVAQFTRLTTGAVTGILNRLEKAKLIARVQDKEDRRKVILVPNEAAFKKIKPLYQSFAKSMQKLVNTYSEEDLGIVADFLKRVTEILELEASRLRE encoded by the coding sequence ATGTCTCAAAATAGAAAAGCTAAGAGCAACTCTGCGAAGGTTTTAGCGATAGGTCCTGAATTAAGCACGGCAACCATTCTTTTTCATGAGACTGTCGCAAGCAGGTTGGATCTCAACGCAACGGACATGAAATGTCTGACATTTATAAACTCTTCGAAGACACCAGTAACCGCCGGCGATGTAGCCCAGTTCACGCGCCTTACGACGGGAGCGGTGACGGGAATCTTGAATCGCCTTGAAAAAGCTAAATTGATTGCGAGAGTTCAAGATAAAGAGGATCGCAGAAAAGTAATCCTGGTGCCTAATGAGGCGGCATTTAAAAAGATCAAGCCCCTTTATCAGTCATTTGCGAAATCCATGCAAAAGCTGGTGAACACCTATTCCGAAGAAGACCTCGGAATAGTCGCCGATTTTTTGAAAAGAGTGACAGAAATCCTTGAGCTAGAAGCTTCTAGATTGAGAGAGTAA
- a CDS encoding glutathione S-transferase family protein, protein MKVYVFKSLPPFLWGYTRDIRAMWALEECGISYETIGLDCGPNGLQDEIWYGEINPFKQVPTIDDDGYILTESGAILLYLAEKSGKLIPSDLKGRAQVYRWLITSLNNIEPFALPIFFADLLGDSNPHMKGQRPWNVSILERFFGTIDEMLRKQPFITGADFTVADIAFTGVLRELRKTEVLEKHPNIDKYRLRCEERPAFVKVLNAYEDRLGIARGSAR, encoded by the coding sequence ATGAAGGTTTATGTTTTCAAATCACTGCCGCCATTTCTTTGGGGATACACGCGTGACATCCGTGCGATGTGGGCTTTGGAAGAGTGCGGGATTTCCTACGAAACTATCGGGCTTGATTGTGGGCCCAATGGCCTTCAAGACGAAATCTGGTACGGCGAGATCAATCCTTTCAAACAAGTTCCGACGATTGATGATGATGGATACATTCTCACAGAGTCTGGTGCGATTCTTCTTTATCTTGCAGAGAAATCGGGAAAATTAATTCCCTCAGACCTTAAAGGCCGTGCGCAAGTCTATCGTTGGTTGATCACGTCGCTTAATAATATTGAGCCCTTTGCCCTGCCGATTTTTTTCGCGGATCTTCTAGGAGATTCGAATCCTCACATGAAGGGACAACGCCCCTGGAATGTCAGTATCCTTGAGCGTTTCTTTGGAACTATCGACGAAATGCTAAGGAAGCAACCGTTCATTACCGGTGCTGATTTTACTGTCGCGGATATCGCATTTACAGGCGTATTGCGCGAACTTCGCAAAACGGAAGTCTTAGAGAAACATCCGAACATCGACAAATACCGTCTTCGTTGTGAAGAACGCCCCGCCTTCGTGAAGGTTCTGAATGCCTACGAAGACCGGCTTGGTATAGCGCGTGGAAGCGCACGATAG
- a CDS encoding TetR/AcrR family transcriptional regulator, whose translation MNQITELSPEELGPRQKIIEAATVLFANEGLHGTSTRDIAKESGMNLSLISYYFGGKESLYRTVIQEFVLHVFSKIEGVVNEFEQTEVCAESIHRALDSLIETLIDMRVANPHIAKIMTREKLSGLPFSREIHETMMTTAGEKLETIIARGQQAGVVKEKINPRFFLICLVESVMGYFNMLDCNCSWNKGLYAMPEHRQEFKNQISMLYLEGILK comes from the coding sequence ATGAATCAAATAACAGAGCTCAGTCCCGAAGAATTGGGACCAAGGCAAAAAATTATCGAAGCCGCCACCGTGCTTTTCGCCAATGAAGGCCTGCACGGCACCAGCACTCGCGATATCGCCAAAGAATCCGGAATGAACTTGAGTCTTATCAGCTACTATTTTGGTGGTAAGGAAAGTCTTTATCGGACGGTCATTCAAGAGTTCGTCTTGCATGTGTTTTCGAAAATTGAAGGTGTCGTGAATGAGTTTGAACAAACCGAAGTTTGCGCGGAAAGCATTCATCGCGCTTTGGATTCATTGATCGAAACATTGATCGACATGCGTGTGGCGAATCCTCATATCGCAAAAATCATGACTCGCGAAAAGCTTTCAGGTCTTCCATTTTCTCGTGAGATTCATGAGACCATGATGACCACTGCAGGAGAAAAATTAGAAACGATCATCGCTCGCGGTCAACAGGCTGGAGTGGTGAAAGAAAAAATCAATCCACGCTTTTTCCTGATTTGTTTGGTGGAAAGTGTGATGGGTTATTTCAATATGCTCGATTGCAATTGCTCCTGGAATAAAGGGCTTTATGCAATGCCTGAGCACCGACAAGAATTTAAAAATCAAATTTCAATGTTGTATTTAGAAGGGATCTTGAAATGA